Proteins encoded together in one Stigmatella aurantiaca window:
- a CDS encoding aminotransferase class I/II-fold pyridoxal phosphate-dependent enzyme, whose product MRIPDFKLERYFARWEFTAPHLLCSSDIEGWRMADLLALADPEARARWEGLTLGYTESTGLPALKEAIAALYPGLSPGQVLTFAGAEEAVFVLMNVLLGAGDHAVVTWPGYQSLHEVARATGAEVTLLPLREEDGWALDLEALRGALRPHTRLIVVNFPHNPTGALPTPEAFEALCALAEERGVYLLSDEVYRLLEHAPAQTLPAAVERTARGLSLGVMSKAFGLAGLRVGWLACRDAELLQRCAAYKDYTSICNSAPSEVLALIALREKEKVLARSRAILGENLKRLDAFFARHADTFQWVRPRAGSVAFPRLLRDVPITDFCQALVEREGVLLLPGSVYDFPGNHFRLGFGRTRLPEALEHLEHFLAVG is encoded by the coding sequence ATGCGGATTCCCGACTTCAAGCTGGAGCGGTACTTCGCGCGGTGGGAGTTCACCGCGCCCCACCTGCTGTGCTCCTCGGACATCGAGGGCTGGCGCATGGCGGACCTGCTGGCGCTCGCGGACCCCGAGGCCCGCGCCCGGTGGGAGGGCCTCACGCTGGGCTACACCGAGTCCACCGGGCTGCCCGCGCTCAAGGAGGCCATCGCGGCGCTCTACCCGGGCCTGTCCCCCGGCCAGGTGCTCACCTTCGCCGGGGCCGAGGAGGCGGTATTCGTGCTCATGAACGTGCTGCTGGGCGCCGGAGACCACGCGGTGGTGACGTGGCCGGGCTACCAGTCTCTGCACGAGGTGGCGCGCGCCACCGGGGCGGAGGTGACGCTCCTGCCCCTGCGGGAGGAGGACGGGTGGGCGCTGGACCTGGAGGCTCTGCGCGGGGCCCTGCGGCCGCACACGCGGCTCATCGTGGTGAACTTCCCGCACAACCCCACGGGGGCGCTGCCCACGCCGGAGGCCTTCGAGGCGCTGTGCGCGCTCGCCGAGGAGCGCGGGGTGTACTTGCTGTCCGACGAGGTGTACCGCTTGCTGGAGCATGCCCCGGCGCAGACGCTGCCCGCCGCGGTGGAGCGCACGGCGCGCGGGCTCAGCCTGGGCGTCATGTCCAAGGCGTTTGGCCTCGCGGGGCTGCGGGTGGGGTGGCTGGCGTGCCGGGACGCGGAACTGCTGCAGCGGTGCGCGGCCTACAAGGACTACACCTCCATCTGCAACAGCGCCCCGAGCGAGGTGCTGGCCCTCATCGCCCTGCGCGAGAAGGAGAAGGTGCTCGCCCGGAGCCGGGCCATCCTCGGCGAGAACCTGAAGCGGCTGGATGCCTTCTTCGCGCGCCACGCGGACACGTTCCAGTGGGTGCGGCCGCGCGCCGGGAGCGTGGCCTTCCCGCGCCTGCTCCGGGACGTGCCCATCACGGACTTCTGCCAGGCGCTCGTGGAGCGCGAAGGGGTGTTGTTATTGCCCGGCAGCGTCTATGACTTTCCAGGCAATCACTTCCGGTTGGGGTTCGGCCGCACCCGCCTGCCCGAGGCCCTGGAGCATTTGGAGCACTTCCTCGCCGTGGGGTGA